A single region of the Hylaeus volcanicus isolate JK05 chromosome 5, UHH_iyHylVolc1.0_haploid, whole genome shotgun sequence genome encodes:
- the LOC128876325 gene encoding uncharacterized protein LOC128876325 isoform X1 encodes MAQVMLPCDLPWWPAVVKQLDRAADARTSEDLLEAMQRLHDMCKYEEQCLLKSISLDPEEDVQDPELFSGLATFLDTDLDPAERDQVLAKTIPRMVERAKALRSCKPPQGLHFSLQQQGDCVEYSYAFASSLIANAFFSTYPKRTAKTHPTLRDFNFTNFFKHLRNNGQKAKLRSIFHYYDYLDTESALDGKLVISRQVMTSKQWLTIEDWLESNVPLCPLMIRHEGRLERIEPETKVLRVCFASAKFGGGVLDGDVTQETVHIATHPEMLAAILSVESLEDNEVLIVEGVRHVSRINDPRNRATFEGLTKPNVVTVCCIDPEDYSRMPLSQFEEDNILREMNKSLLGFRQRRVPTSPTDPVRSELEPDGALSSRRLSPIGESFSSTPPETDGDDKAMSTNSGAKDAKSVSNEQSKYDILTEVRTRPNGKSVRPPSPHKMCKDASCTARRSRFIVLGSSGEVLPVTRKSLGQMSVYSSCNSQSTDSFHSAKDIIDEDPEEEEQKFSRRYSGQLDTPERRGTFAQRLRDALKRESTATGATSSNTSSGESSYAVGISVSGSHVYDQDIKVKRGGSRGFVLRDETVDEEFLKESLEAEQKWLGRFRQNQSTLQRRDTSASSRYSFSTEYNSDFCSELEEVYEQLAKWLEDPIAADESRELDARDRAVVRFAGSLLKRALSESFAGVPVQEGEPQPLIDSVDVNQRHKLALAVRSLSLELARQKNRRQQSVSEGVEYYEDALSNRTISKEVKDIQRRKLRTVTFTSEVFQTLVDDETTVYLSNPVSLSAPGTVMENFAQEFESHVTFNMPRDSSPQAGGLLPVASGNWGCGSRLRGDPQLKLVIQWLAASLAGVPKLMYYTAGNPNLSKLDTVSRVLMDRHWSVGDLAAATLRFALQTIEERIEGRNSLFEEIIGMDKPSP; translated from the exons ATGGCCCAGGTGATGCTACCTTGTGATCTGCCATGGTGGCCAGCCGTGGTGAAGCAACTGGATCGGGCGGCAGACGCCAGAACTTCCGAGGATCTGCTGGAAGCTATGCAACGATTACACGATATGTGCAA ATACGAGGAGCAATGCCTACTGAAAAG TATAAGCCTCGATCCGGAGGAAGACGTGCAAGACCCCGAATTGTTCTCTGGCTTGGCGACCTTCCTCGACACCGACTTGGATCCTGCGGAGCGGGACCAGGTCCTAGCGAAGACTATACCGCGAATGGTGGAAAGAGCGAAAGCCTTGAGGTCTTGCAAGCCTCCGCAAGGCTTGCACTTCAGCCTCCAACAGCAAG GTGACTGCGTCGAATACAGCTACGCCTTCGCCTCGTCTCTGATCGCGAACGCGTTCTTCTCCACGTATCCGAAGAGAACCGCGAAAACTCACCCCACCTTGCGCGACTTCAATTTCACGAATTTCTTCAAGCATCTACGCAA CAACGGACAGAAAGCGAAACTGAGAAGCATATTTCATTACTACGACTACCTTGACACCGAGAGCGCGTTGGATGGGAAACTGGTGATATCTAGACAG GTGATGACATCGAAGCAATGGTTGACCATCGAGGACTGGCTGGAGAGCAACGTCCCCCTGTGCCCCCTAATGATACGTCACGAGGGTCGCCTAGAGAGAATAGAGCCCGAAACAAAAGTATTGCGCGTTTGCTTCGCGAGCGCCAAGTTTGGCGGCGGCGTACTTGACGGTGATGTTACGCAAGAAACTGTACAT ATAGCAACGCATCCCGAAATGCTCGCGGCGATACTGTCCGTCGAGTCGCTAGAGGACaatgaagttttaattgtCGAGGGCGTTAGGCACGTGTCTAGAATAAACGACCCTCGCAACAGGGCCACGTTCGAGGGCCTGACGAAGCCGAACGTT GTGACAGTGTGCTGCATCGACCCGGAGGACTATTCGAGGATGCCCCTGTCGCAGTTCGAGGAAGACAATATACTTCGGGAGATGAACAAATCCCTGCTCGGATTTCGACAGAGACGCGTACCGACTAGTCCCACCGATCCTGTGAGATCGGAGCTAGAGCCAGACGGAGCGTTAAGTTCCAGAAGGTTGTCGCCGATCGGGGAGAGCTTTAGCAGCACTCCACCTGAAACGGATGGCGACGATAAGGCGATGTCGACGAACAGTGGCGCCAAAGATG CGAAATCCGTGTCGAACGAGCAAAGCAAATACGATATTTTGACGGAAGTTCGTACCAGGCCGAACGGTAAATCCGTGAGACCTCCAAGCCCTCACAAGATGTGCAAGGACGCGAGTTGTACCGCTAGAAGAAGTCGATTTATCGTTCTTGGGTCTAGCGGCGAGGTTTTACCGGTAACGAGAAAATCGCTGGGTCAGATGTCTGTTTACAGTAGTTGCAATAGCCAGAGCACGGATAGCTTCCATAGCGCTAAAGATATCATAGACGAGGATCCAG AGGAAGAAGAACAGAAATTCAGTAGACGCTACAGCGGCCAGTTGGACACCCCCGAACGAAGGGGAACGTTTGCTCAGCGTCTAAGGGACGCTTTGAAGCGTGAGAGCACGGCTACCGGAGCTACTTCGTCGAATACGTCGTCCGGGGAGAGCAGCTACGCGGTAGGGATAAGCGTATCCGGAAGTCACGTCTACGACCAGGACATCAA GGTGAAGAGAGGAGGTTCGAGAGGCTTCGTTCTAAGAGACGAAACCGTGGACGAAGAGTTCTTGAAAGAATCGTTGGAGGCTGAACAGAAATGGCTGGGTAGATTTCGACAGAATCAATCCACGCTCCAGAGAAGGGACACGAGCGCTAGCAGTAGATACAGTTTCAGCACCGAATACAATTCTG ATTTTTGCTCGGAGCTCGAGGAGGTTTACGAGCAGCTAGCGAAATGGTTGGAAGACCCTATAGCGGCGGACGAGTCTCGCGAATTAGACGCAAGGGACAGGGCGGTAGTTCGATTCGCGGGCTCGTTGTTAAAGAGGGCCCTCAGCGAGTCGTTCGCCGGTGTTCCGGTTCAGGAAGGCGAACCTCAACCCCTCATTGATTCCGTCGATGTAAATCAGAGGCACAAGTTGGCTTTGGCCGTGAGAAGTTTGAGTTTAGAGCTAGCACGTCAAAAAAATAGGAGGCAACAATCA GTCTCCGAAGGCGTAGAGTATTACGAAGACGCTTTAAGTAATCGTACGATATCGAAAGAGGTAAAGGATATCCAACGTAGAAAGCTTAGGACGGTAACATTTACATCCGAAGTTTTTCAAACATTGGTTGATGACGAAACTACCGTGTACCTATCTAATCCTGTTTCTTTAAGCGCACCTGGAACTGTTATGGAAAACTTTGCGCAAGAATTCGAATCGCATGTTACATTTAAC ATGCCGAGAGATAGTAGCCCCCAAGCAGGCGGATTATTGCCTGTCGCTAGTGGTAACTGGGGATGCGGATCCCGACTAAGAGGGGATCCCCAGTTGAAGCTCGTTATTCAGTGGCTTGCCGCTTCTTTGGCGGGTGTACCAAAATTAATGTACTATACCGCAGGAAATCCAAACTTGTCCAAG TTAGACACTGTGAGTAGAGTACTCATGGACAGGCATTGGTCGGTGGGCGATTTAGCCGCGGCTACGTTAAGATTTGCCTTGCAAACTATCGAAGAAAGAATAGAGGGAAGAAATAGTCTCTTCGAGGAGATAATCGGTATGGATAAACCAAGTCCTTAG
- the LOC128876325 gene encoding uncharacterized protein LOC128876325 isoform X2: MAQVMLPCDLPWWPAVVKQLDRAADARTSEDLLEAMQRLHDMCNISLDPEEDVQDPELFSGLATFLDTDLDPAERDQVLAKTIPRMVERAKALRSCKPPQGLHFSLQQQGDCVEYSYAFASSLIANAFFSTYPKRTAKTHPTLRDFNFTNFFKHLRNNGQKAKLRSIFHYYDYLDTESALDGKLVISRQVMTSKQWLTIEDWLESNVPLCPLMIRHEGRLERIEPETKVLRVCFASAKFGGGVLDGDVTQETVHIATHPEMLAAILSVESLEDNEVLIVEGVRHVSRINDPRNRATFEGLTKPNVVTVCCIDPEDYSRMPLSQFEEDNILREMNKSLLGFRQRRVPTSPTDPVRSELEPDGALSSRRLSPIGESFSSTPPETDGDDKAMSTNSGAKDAKSVSNEQSKYDILTEVRTRPNGKSVRPPSPHKMCKDASCTARRSRFIVLGSSGEVLPVTRKSLGQMSVYSSCNSQSTDSFHSAKDIIDEDPEEEEQKFSRRYSGQLDTPERRGTFAQRLRDALKRESTATGATSSNTSSGESSYAVGISVSGSHVYDQDIKVKRGGSRGFVLRDETVDEEFLKESLEAEQKWLGRFRQNQSTLQRRDTSASSRYSFSTEYNSDFCSELEEVYEQLAKWLEDPIAADESRELDARDRAVVRFAGSLLKRALSESFAGVPVQEGEPQPLIDSVDVNQRHKLALAVRSLSLELARQKNRRQQSVSEGVEYYEDALSNRTISKEVKDIQRRKLRTVTFTSEVFQTLVDDETTVYLSNPVSLSAPGTVMENFAQEFESHVTFNMPRDSSPQAGGLLPVASGNWGCGSRLRGDPQLKLVIQWLAASLAGVPKLMYYTAGNPNLSKLDTVSRVLMDRHWSVGDLAAATLRFALQTIEERIEGRNSLFEEIIGMDKPSP, translated from the exons ATGGCCCAGGTGATGCTACCTTGTGATCTGCCATGGTGGCCAGCCGTGGTGAAGCAACTGGATCGGGCGGCAGACGCCAGAACTTCCGAGGATCTGCTGGAAGCTATGCAACGATTACACGATATGTGCAA TATAAGCCTCGATCCGGAGGAAGACGTGCAAGACCCCGAATTGTTCTCTGGCTTGGCGACCTTCCTCGACACCGACTTGGATCCTGCGGAGCGGGACCAGGTCCTAGCGAAGACTATACCGCGAATGGTGGAAAGAGCGAAAGCCTTGAGGTCTTGCAAGCCTCCGCAAGGCTTGCACTTCAGCCTCCAACAGCAAG GTGACTGCGTCGAATACAGCTACGCCTTCGCCTCGTCTCTGATCGCGAACGCGTTCTTCTCCACGTATCCGAAGAGAACCGCGAAAACTCACCCCACCTTGCGCGACTTCAATTTCACGAATTTCTTCAAGCATCTACGCAA CAACGGACAGAAAGCGAAACTGAGAAGCATATTTCATTACTACGACTACCTTGACACCGAGAGCGCGTTGGATGGGAAACTGGTGATATCTAGACAG GTGATGACATCGAAGCAATGGTTGACCATCGAGGACTGGCTGGAGAGCAACGTCCCCCTGTGCCCCCTAATGATACGTCACGAGGGTCGCCTAGAGAGAATAGAGCCCGAAACAAAAGTATTGCGCGTTTGCTTCGCGAGCGCCAAGTTTGGCGGCGGCGTACTTGACGGTGATGTTACGCAAGAAACTGTACAT ATAGCAACGCATCCCGAAATGCTCGCGGCGATACTGTCCGTCGAGTCGCTAGAGGACaatgaagttttaattgtCGAGGGCGTTAGGCACGTGTCTAGAATAAACGACCCTCGCAACAGGGCCACGTTCGAGGGCCTGACGAAGCCGAACGTT GTGACAGTGTGCTGCATCGACCCGGAGGACTATTCGAGGATGCCCCTGTCGCAGTTCGAGGAAGACAATATACTTCGGGAGATGAACAAATCCCTGCTCGGATTTCGACAGAGACGCGTACCGACTAGTCCCACCGATCCTGTGAGATCGGAGCTAGAGCCAGACGGAGCGTTAAGTTCCAGAAGGTTGTCGCCGATCGGGGAGAGCTTTAGCAGCACTCCACCTGAAACGGATGGCGACGATAAGGCGATGTCGACGAACAGTGGCGCCAAAGATG CGAAATCCGTGTCGAACGAGCAAAGCAAATACGATATTTTGACGGAAGTTCGTACCAGGCCGAACGGTAAATCCGTGAGACCTCCAAGCCCTCACAAGATGTGCAAGGACGCGAGTTGTACCGCTAGAAGAAGTCGATTTATCGTTCTTGGGTCTAGCGGCGAGGTTTTACCGGTAACGAGAAAATCGCTGGGTCAGATGTCTGTTTACAGTAGTTGCAATAGCCAGAGCACGGATAGCTTCCATAGCGCTAAAGATATCATAGACGAGGATCCAG AGGAAGAAGAACAGAAATTCAGTAGACGCTACAGCGGCCAGTTGGACACCCCCGAACGAAGGGGAACGTTTGCTCAGCGTCTAAGGGACGCTTTGAAGCGTGAGAGCACGGCTACCGGAGCTACTTCGTCGAATACGTCGTCCGGGGAGAGCAGCTACGCGGTAGGGATAAGCGTATCCGGAAGTCACGTCTACGACCAGGACATCAA GGTGAAGAGAGGAGGTTCGAGAGGCTTCGTTCTAAGAGACGAAACCGTGGACGAAGAGTTCTTGAAAGAATCGTTGGAGGCTGAACAGAAATGGCTGGGTAGATTTCGACAGAATCAATCCACGCTCCAGAGAAGGGACACGAGCGCTAGCAGTAGATACAGTTTCAGCACCGAATACAATTCTG ATTTTTGCTCGGAGCTCGAGGAGGTTTACGAGCAGCTAGCGAAATGGTTGGAAGACCCTATAGCGGCGGACGAGTCTCGCGAATTAGACGCAAGGGACAGGGCGGTAGTTCGATTCGCGGGCTCGTTGTTAAAGAGGGCCCTCAGCGAGTCGTTCGCCGGTGTTCCGGTTCAGGAAGGCGAACCTCAACCCCTCATTGATTCCGTCGATGTAAATCAGAGGCACAAGTTGGCTTTGGCCGTGAGAAGTTTGAGTTTAGAGCTAGCACGTCAAAAAAATAGGAGGCAACAATCA GTCTCCGAAGGCGTAGAGTATTACGAAGACGCTTTAAGTAATCGTACGATATCGAAAGAGGTAAAGGATATCCAACGTAGAAAGCTTAGGACGGTAACATTTACATCCGAAGTTTTTCAAACATTGGTTGATGACGAAACTACCGTGTACCTATCTAATCCTGTTTCTTTAAGCGCACCTGGAACTGTTATGGAAAACTTTGCGCAAGAATTCGAATCGCATGTTACATTTAAC ATGCCGAGAGATAGTAGCCCCCAAGCAGGCGGATTATTGCCTGTCGCTAGTGGTAACTGGGGATGCGGATCCCGACTAAGAGGGGATCCCCAGTTGAAGCTCGTTATTCAGTGGCTTGCCGCTTCTTTGGCGGGTGTACCAAAATTAATGTACTATACCGCAGGAAATCCAAACTTGTCCAAG TTAGACACTGTGAGTAGAGTACTCATGGACAGGCATTGGTCGGTGGGCGATTTAGCCGCGGCTACGTTAAGATTTGCCTTGCAAACTATCGAAGAAAGAATAGAGGGAAGAAATAGTCTCTTCGAGGAGATAATCGGTATGGATAAACCAAGTCCTTAG
- the LOC128876325 gene encoding uncharacterized protein LOC128876325 isoform X3: MAQVMLPCDLPWWPAVVKQLDRAADARTSEDLLEAMQRLHDMCKYEEQCLLKSISLDPEEDVQDPELFSGLATFLDTDLDPAERDQVLAKTIPRMVERAKALRSCKPPQGLHFSLQQQGDCVEYSYAFASSLIANAFFSTYPKRTAKTHPTLRDFNFTNFFKHLRNNGQKAKLRSIFHYYDYLDTESALDGKLVISRQVMTSKQWLTIEDWLESNVPLCPLMIRHEGRLERIEPETKVLRVCFASAKFGGGVLDGDVTQETVHIATHPEMLAAILSVESLEDNEVLIVEGVRHVSRINDPRNRATFEGLTKPNVVTVCCIDPEDYSRMPLSQFEEDNILREMNKSLLGFRQRRVPTSPTDPVRSELEPDGALSSRRLSPIGESFSSTPPETDGDDKAMSTNSGAKDAKSVSNEQSKYDILTEVRTRPNGKSVRPPSPHKMCKDASCTARRSRFIVLGSSGEVLPVTRKSLGQMSVYSSCNSQSTDSFHSAKDIIDEDPEEEEQKFSRRYSGQLDTPERRGTFAQRLRDALKRESTATGATSSNTSSGESSYAVGISVSGSHVYDQDIKVKRGGSRGFVLRDETVDEEFLKESLEAEQKWLGRFRQNQSTLQRRDTSASSRYSFSTEYNSDFCSELEEVYEQLAKWLEDPIAADESRELDARDRAVVRFAGSLLKRALSESFAGVPVQEGEPQPLIDSVDVNQRHKLALAVRSLSLELARQKNRRQQSMPRDSSPQAGGLLPVASGNWGCGSRLRGDPQLKLVIQWLAASLAGVPKLMYYTAGNPNLSKLDTVSRVLMDRHWSVGDLAAATLRFALQTIEERIEGRNSLFEEIIGMDKPSP; encoded by the exons ATGGCCCAGGTGATGCTACCTTGTGATCTGCCATGGTGGCCAGCCGTGGTGAAGCAACTGGATCGGGCGGCAGACGCCAGAACTTCCGAGGATCTGCTGGAAGCTATGCAACGATTACACGATATGTGCAA ATACGAGGAGCAATGCCTACTGAAAAG TATAAGCCTCGATCCGGAGGAAGACGTGCAAGACCCCGAATTGTTCTCTGGCTTGGCGACCTTCCTCGACACCGACTTGGATCCTGCGGAGCGGGACCAGGTCCTAGCGAAGACTATACCGCGAATGGTGGAAAGAGCGAAAGCCTTGAGGTCTTGCAAGCCTCCGCAAGGCTTGCACTTCAGCCTCCAACAGCAAG GTGACTGCGTCGAATACAGCTACGCCTTCGCCTCGTCTCTGATCGCGAACGCGTTCTTCTCCACGTATCCGAAGAGAACCGCGAAAACTCACCCCACCTTGCGCGACTTCAATTTCACGAATTTCTTCAAGCATCTACGCAA CAACGGACAGAAAGCGAAACTGAGAAGCATATTTCATTACTACGACTACCTTGACACCGAGAGCGCGTTGGATGGGAAACTGGTGATATCTAGACAG GTGATGACATCGAAGCAATGGTTGACCATCGAGGACTGGCTGGAGAGCAACGTCCCCCTGTGCCCCCTAATGATACGTCACGAGGGTCGCCTAGAGAGAATAGAGCCCGAAACAAAAGTATTGCGCGTTTGCTTCGCGAGCGCCAAGTTTGGCGGCGGCGTACTTGACGGTGATGTTACGCAAGAAACTGTACAT ATAGCAACGCATCCCGAAATGCTCGCGGCGATACTGTCCGTCGAGTCGCTAGAGGACaatgaagttttaattgtCGAGGGCGTTAGGCACGTGTCTAGAATAAACGACCCTCGCAACAGGGCCACGTTCGAGGGCCTGACGAAGCCGAACGTT GTGACAGTGTGCTGCATCGACCCGGAGGACTATTCGAGGATGCCCCTGTCGCAGTTCGAGGAAGACAATATACTTCGGGAGATGAACAAATCCCTGCTCGGATTTCGACAGAGACGCGTACCGACTAGTCCCACCGATCCTGTGAGATCGGAGCTAGAGCCAGACGGAGCGTTAAGTTCCAGAAGGTTGTCGCCGATCGGGGAGAGCTTTAGCAGCACTCCACCTGAAACGGATGGCGACGATAAGGCGATGTCGACGAACAGTGGCGCCAAAGATG CGAAATCCGTGTCGAACGAGCAAAGCAAATACGATATTTTGACGGAAGTTCGTACCAGGCCGAACGGTAAATCCGTGAGACCTCCAAGCCCTCACAAGATGTGCAAGGACGCGAGTTGTACCGCTAGAAGAAGTCGATTTATCGTTCTTGGGTCTAGCGGCGAGGTTTTACCGGTAACGAGAAAATCGCTGGGTCAGATGTCTGTTTACAGTAGTTGCAATAGCCAGAGCACGGATAGCTTCCATAGCGCTAAAGATATCATAGACGAGGATCCAG AGGAAGAAGAACAGAAATTCAGTAGACGCTACAGCGGCCAGTTGGACACCCCCGAACGAAGGGGAACGTTTGCTCAGCGTCTAAGGGACGCTTTGAAGCGTGAGAGCACGGCTACCGGAGCTACTTCGTCGAATACGTCGTCCGGGGAGAGCAGCTACGCGGTAGGGATAAGCGTATCCGGAAGTCACGTCTACGACCAGGACATCAA GGTGAAGAGAGGAGGTTCGAGAGGCTTCGTTCTAAGAGACGAAACCGTGGACGAAGAGTTCTTGAAAGAATCGTTGGAGGCTGAACAGAAATGGCTGGGTAGATTTCGACAGAATCAATCCACGCTCCAGAGAAGGGACACGAGCGCTAGCAGTAGATACAGTTTCAGCACCGAATACAATTCTG ATTTTTGCTCGGAGCTCGAGGAGGTTTACGAGCAGCTAGCGAAATGGTTGGAAGACCCTATAGCGGCGGACGAGTCTCGCGAATTAGACGCAAGGGACAGGGCGGTAGTTCGATTCGCGGGCTCGTTGTTAAAGAGGGCCCTCAGCGAGTCGTTCGCCGGTGTTCCGGTTCAGGAAGGCGAACCTCAACCCCTCATTGATTCCGTCGATGTAAATCAGAGGCACAAGTTGGCTTTGGCCGTGAGAAGTTTGAGTTTAGAGCTAGCACGTCAAAAAAATAGGAGGCAACAATCA ATGCCGAGAGATAGTAGCCCCCAAGCAGGCGGATTATTGCCTGTCGCTAGTGGTAACTGGGGATGCGGATCCCGACTAAGAGGGGATCCCCAGTTGAAGCTCGTTATTCAGTGGCTTGCCGCTTCTTTGGCGGGTGTACCAAAATTAATGTACTATACCGCAGGAAATCCAAACTTGTCCAAG TTAGACACTGTGAGTAGAGTACTCATGGACAGGCATTGGTCGGTGGGCGATTTAGCCGCGGCTACGTTAAGATTTGCCTTGCAAACTATCGAAGAAAGAATAGAGGGAAGAAATAGTCTCTTCGAGGAGATAATCGGTATGGATAAACCAAGTCCTTAG
- the LOC128876326 gene encoding rho GTPase-activating protein conundrum: protein MERPQGAGYVGGDNHLSDYWEEYQKMIEETKLLDDYLEEECPRNYDDGEEEAEWLRTAGLGQLTEAWKAGQEVQPEELGAALRPLSRAQAEAVKRRVRSLNHTVKQRFNQRQRVRKPDIRDVFKDVEVSSTGTRSRSATPDSLDSVPGATPENASPPSPSTVTVIDANHANITVPNFVSVFQRAPNEGKETVRRTPSAPSTTVHTVPGPPPTPLPVQEIFRRAGNWLRGDVASDSEGIQLTGYHRLGTIHVSRPTIQRRSGSDPSEVANTSLGNESIEKLNASKDSTLRRNSGSHATVTRSHSSLYGLTRPADEGLITHPLNRTSSHGHLSFEEMCRTNEGKSQAWAAETLASDEVQRRLGVETLSQRDLTRLQSLLWLELTAVFDKYNVPLKKRKPNKRRTKAGNLFGASLSTLLLRDSQLTSEESNVPLVFQKVLNELTKRGVKEEGILRVGGHKQKVEAICSQLEMDFYSKPKEIDRLLKRMSSHDLSAVLKKLVRDLPQPLLTIELIDAFYQSHRVKDRQELSYALNLLVLLLPIEHRCTLKALMTFLNVVVENQAYNKMSIHNVAMIVAPSLFPPRYVHPHDRTDLTAQVNMAAVCCQVTEALLSNTEKLWYVPNDLINQLHRHSVEERYRKYKKKY, encoded by the exons ATGGAAAGGCCACAGGGAGCTGGGTATGTGGGTGGTGATAATCACTTATCGGATTATTGGGAAGAGTATCAAAAAATGATAGAAGAAACTAAGTTGTTGGATGATTATCTTGAGGAAGAATGTCCACGCAATTATGATG ATGGAGAAGAAGAGGCTGAATGGTTGCGTACAGCTGGACTAGGACAGCTGACGGAAGCATGGAAAGCTGGACAGGAAGTGCAACCGGAAGAACTAGGCGCAGCGTTACGTCCCTTATCGCGAGCACAAGCGGAGGCGGTGAAACGTCGAGTCAGATCGCTCAATCACACAGTGAAGCAACGTTTTAATCAGCGACAGCGAGTTCGCAAGCCAGACATCCGAGACGTCTTCAAAGACGTGGAG GTGTCCAGTACGGGGACAAGGTCGCGTAGCGCTACGCCCGATTCCTTAGATTCCGTTCCTGGTGCGACGCCGGAGAATGCATCGCCGCCGTCTCCGTCGACGGTTACCGTTATCGACGCGAATCATGCAAA catCACCGTACCGAACTTCGTGTCGGTATTCCAACGCGCACCGAACGAGGGTAAAGAAACGGTACGCAGAACTCCAAGTGCACCGTCGACGACGGTGCATACGGTGCCAGGTCCACCGCCGACTCCACTGCCTGTTCAGGAAATCTTTAGACGCGCTGGAAACTGGTTGCGAGGAGATGTTGCGAGCGATTCAG AAGGTATACAGCTAACAGGATATCACAGGTTGGGAACTATACACGTTTCGAGGCCGACTATACAAAGGCGCAGCGGTAGCGATCCCAGCGAGGTCGCGAACACGAGCTTGGGCAACGAATCCATCGAGAAGTTGAACGCATCAAAGGATTCGACGTTGAG GAGAAACTCCGGCAGTCACGCAACGGTGACTCGAAGCCACAGCAGCCTATACGGGTTAACGAGACCAGCGGATGAGGGTCTGATAACGCATCCTCTGAATCGCACGTCGTCTCACGGTCACCTGAGCTTCGAGGAAATGTGTAGAACGAACGAAGGAAAGTCCCAAGCATGGGCGGCGGAAACTCTTGCGTCCGACGAGGTTCAGAGACGACTGGGAGTTGAAACGTTATCGCAGAGAGATCTCACCAGGTTGCAGTCGCTGTTGTGGCTCGAACTGACGGCAGTCTTCGACAAGTACAACGTACCGTTGAAGAAACGTAAACCAAACAAGCGTCGGACGAAAG CTGGGAACTTATTCGGCGCATCGTTGTCGACTCTGCTGCTTCGAGATAGCCAGCTGACATCCGAGGAAAGCAATGTACCGTTAGTGTTCCAGAAAGTTCTTAACGAATTGACGAAACGCGGCGTAAAGGAGGAAGGAATTCTCCGCGTCGGGGGACACAAGCAAAAA GTGGAGGCGATATGCTCACAGTTGGAAATGGATTTCTACTCCAAACCCAAAGAGATAGACAGGTTGCTCAAGCGTATGTCGTCTCACGACTTGTCCGCGGTTCTGAAAAAGTTGGTACGCGATCTGCCTCAACCGTTGCTCACCATCGAGCTTATCGACGCTTTCTACCAAAGTCATA GAGTAAAGGATCGTCAGGAGTTGTCGTACGCTTTGAATTTGCTGGTGCTACTGTTACCTATAGAGCATCGTTGTACCTTGAAGGCGTTGATGACGTTCTTGAACGTGGTCGTCGAGAACCAGGCGTACAATAAAATGTCGATCCACAACGTAGCGATGATAGTGGCGCCTTCGCTGTTTCCACCGCGTTACGTTCACCCTCATGATCGTACCGACCTTACCGCTCAGGTTAACATGGCTGCAGTATGCTGCCAGGTAACGGAAGCTCTCCTCAGTAACACGGAGAAGCTGTGGTACGTACCGAACGATCTTATAAATCAGCTGCACAGACACTCCGTGGAAGAGAGGTATCGGAAATACAAGAAGAAGTATTGA
- the LOC128876628 gene encoding nuclear receptor subfamily 2 group E member 1: MGRTLPTPVACKVCGDRSYGKHYGIYCCDGCSCFFKRSVRRGALFTCIASTGTCVVDKARRNWCPHCRLKKCFAVGMNTAAVQEERGPRVRNRIAAVVDGDSNVSWNINDLPERFSSQSMPTLRPEGLPIYHGTGTFLFSTMPPAGAPRIIAAGSTMRYEIAAQIFLATVRAARQHREFSMLGIEEQNRILRKGWAAAFLLRAAIWPVDLSNFRKRDDSISDGAATAYDALVAARATISKLRLDRIETSILETLVLCRPEIADTTNGVRITSRATDAAVETLVRHLDARVERRSPRLARIMLVLPILTACCPREMAGDLFAPIIGDVDLERVIASVR; encoded by the exons ATGG GAAGAACGCTGCCCACGCCAGTGGCCTGCAAAGTGTGCGGCGATCGTTCCTACGGGAAGCATTACGGGATTTATTGCTGCGACGGTTGCTCGTGCTTCTTCAAGCGTTCCGTGCGTCGCGGCGCTCTCTTCACTTGCATAG CCAGCACGGGGACATGCGTCGTCGATAAAGCGCGGCGCAATTGGTGTCCACATTGTCGACTAAAGAAGTGCTTCGCCGTTGGCATGAACACAGCAG CGGTGCAAGAAGAGCGAGGGCCACGCGTTCGAAACAGGATCGCAGCGGTCGTCGACGGAGATTCGAACGTCTCGTGGAACATCAACGATCTTCCGGAGAGGTTCTCGTCCCAGTCGATGCCGACACTCCGACCAGAAGGGCTGCCGATCTACCATGGTACTGGTACATTCTTATTCTCTACGATGCCCCCTGCAGGAGCTCCGAGGATCATCGCCGCGG GATCAACGATGCGATACGAGATCGCTGCCCAAATATTTCTCGCGACGGTCCGAGCAGCTAGACAGCATCGAGAGTTCTCGATGCTCGGGATCGAGGAGCAGAATCGAATCCTACGGAAAGGATGGGCAGCTGCGTTCCTCCTGCGTGCAGCCATTTGGCCAGTCGACCTGTCGAACTTTCGAAAACGAGACGATTCCATCAGCGACGGTGCTGCGACCGCTTACGACGCTCTGGTCGCGGCGCGAGCCACCATATCGAAGCTGCGCCTCGATCGTATCGAGACGTCCATTCTGGAAACATTGGTTCTCTGTAGACCTG AGATCGCCGACACTACGAACGGCGTTCGAATAACGTCTCGAGCAACGGACGCAGCAGTGGAGACTTTGGTTCGTCATCTAGACGCTAGAGTCGAACGACGCTCCCCGAGACTCGCAAGGATCATGCTAGTCCTTCCTATCCTGACGGCTTGCTGTCCGAGGGAGATGGCTGGCGACCTTTTCGCTCCCATTATCGGCGACGTCGATCTGGAAAGAGTCATAGCATCCGTCCGTTGA